TCCGACTTCTTTCAATAAACAAAAAAAGCGCCGTGCTAAAATCTTTAGCACAGCACTGTAAATTGTATAAATTTTTATCAAAACGGGCATTTTGATAAAACCGGCTCACAGCTTGAAACGATTCAACGCATCGGAAACGGAATCTTTTATAAGCAATGCGAGCTTATCTATTATCAGCCTCGGGTCTTCCTTCATATCGCCTTTTATCCAGTCAAGCATTATCCCTATGAACACATACGAATATATCCGTGCGATAAACTCCTTATCCTCATCACGCACGGTTATTCCTGTTGACTGCTCATCTATTACGCCCATTATCAGCCCGTCTGTGAGCGGTTTCAGATATTTTTCCACCTGCTCACGATCGACACAGCGGTAGACATTCATAACAAACGGTTTATTTGCAAGCACAGCCTCAAATATATTCAGAAAACCCTCCTGCCAGGTATCGTGGGTCTTCTTTTCTTCAAGTGCTTTTCTTGCGTCTTCAAGACATGACCATTCCACAAGGTCGTAAATATCCTTAAAATGATAATAGAAGGTCATCCGGTTTATGCCGCAATCCTCGGTAATATCGTTTATCGTTATCTTGGTAAGCGGTTTTTTCAGAAGAAGATTTTTAAGTGACTGCTCGAGTGCCCTTTTAGTTACCTCAGACATTTTACCCTCCGGAGTATTACTTTCTGACGCATTATACCGACAGTGAAATCTGTTCGTATCACGCAATTCTGTCTGATTATATTTTAGCACATTTTCATAAAATTTCAAGTAAAAGCTGAGTTTCTGTTTTTAATACGCTGTTATTTATACTGCGTCTTGCGGTGCGGATACCGTTTTGTACGGATTGCACCGGATAAACCGAAACGGACAGCCGTGAAGCTGTCCGTAAATCTTATCTGTAATTTTTAACGCTTATCATCCTTTGACTTTCTGTTGCTGATGACCGAGCCTGCAATAATTCCTCCTACAAGGACTGCCGCACCTGCTGTGCTTAACACTATCCAGCCGGGGAATGCGTTGCTTTCCGCTGTCTGTCCTGCAATAAGTCCGTTCTGTGCCATTTCTGCTCTTGCATTACTGCCGTTGTCAACGGGCGATTGAGCGGACGCATAAATGCTTACCGTGATTAATGTAGTTGCAAGTGCAGCTATTGTCGTGATTGTTTTTAATAGTTTTGTCATAATTTTCAGTCCTTTCATAGTTTTACGTTTCATTGATGTAATGTAAGGTGTATTTTCTTTCCTATTTTTAGTATAGCACATAAAAACTGCAAGTCAATATTTATGACAAAACTGTAACTATTTTGTTACCGGTTTGTAACCTTTTTCGGCCGTTCGGCAGGTGCATCAACTGCCGAACATTTACCTGCGGACGAATGAGGGCTTTCATTATACAGAAAAGCGGCTGACAGCCCAAAAAAGCATCAGCCGCATAACAGATATAATTGTATAACCCGTATATACATTATTAATCAAGCAATACAGTTAAGTCATAACCGAAGCATATCAGACACGCCGCTATATACAGAATCGGATTTGAAATAATGACAATTAACCGTTCTAAACCCGTTCTGCACTTTCGCAGAAAATAAAATGTTGATAAAATAACGAACAAGAAAATAGCACACCATGCATAATAGATAGAATCCAACAGTTCGTTCAGAAGACAAGCAATAAAGATAAAAACTAAAGAAATTGTCGGCACAATAGCCCTGTCTTTAAGATAAAAGTTTGTATCAGTTTTGGTGATCAGAGTAATTACTATCGGAAGAAATCCGCCAAGTAGAGCGCTGAACAAACAGCCGAGCCTTAAAGCGTTTAATTCTTTGCCAATAGAAAAAATGATAAAAGAAGTTCCGAATATCAGACATATTAATATCGGGAAAAACAAAGAACCGATAATCTTTCTGCTTGTAAAATTATGCTTCATGAAGCCTCCTATACCGAAACACTACAGTTTAGTTTTTTTGCAGACTAATCTTGTCAATTTCGCCAGAGCGAAAGAGGGCAATTGTACAACAAGCATTTCTAATACTATAATTACCGCATCGGTAAAAACATCGGGATTAAAAAATGGGGAACTTCCACTATGGAGATAGTATAATAAATACACCCCCTCGTTTTCGAATATCAAGACAAACAGAAATGTAATAACCGCACCGCAGAATATTACGTATACGGGCAAATCAAAACAAAGAACCGCCAGATACGTTATAAGTATTACCGCAACGAATGAGCAAGCTATCTGGATGTCATCAAAACTGCCGTCCATAACGTACATAATAGAATGAATAAGTATATGCATTAGCAACACCAATACTTGCATCCCGATACCTAAACTTATGTTTTTTGCAATCTTCATTTAATCCTCCTGTCTGTCGAGGTTGAATCAGATAGTATAGCATCTGTAAGATATGTTCTTTTTCCTGATTTCAATATATCATGCAAAAAAAGGTAAGTCAATATTTATGACAAAACTGTAACTATTTTGTTACCGGTTTGTAACCTTTAGAATCATTCCAAAAGTGTGTATGTATCAAGAATAAAGCTTCCGCTTGCAACGTTGACATTAATATTTGCTTCGGCATTTCCGTATGAAATACTGCCGCTTCCTGTAAGTTTTTCATTTCTTCCGTCAAGACCGATTTTTATCGAACCCGAAGCAACACTGTATGTTACCTGTGCCCCTGTGTCCTTTGGTATGGAGATATGCGCCTTTCCGCTTGCTACTTTTGCATCTGTGCCTGTAATCTTTTCTGCACAGCCAAGCGTAAGCGAACCCGATGTAACATTTGTGTACAGTTCACCGCCGCCTGCATTCAGTGAAGTGATTTTACCGGAGGTAAGACTGTATTTGCTCTTTTCGCTTATGAATCCGTCAAGTGTAATCTTACCGCTGAGTACCGATACATTTACATTTGTGTGTTTATGAGTTCTTGAAGATATATCAGCCAATCCCGATGATACATTAATATCAAAATTTTCTGCGGCAACACTTGAATTTATCTTACCGCTGTATAACTGAATTTTTGTACTTTTTTCAGTATGCGGCATATCTCCCGACAGCGAGCCTGAAGCTACCGTTACATCTGCATTTTCAAGCGTACCGTTATCTCTGTAGCTTTCGGGAAAAGATATTTCTATCTTTGTCGGAACGCTTGCAAGTGTAAAGAGTGAAAAGAATGAAAATCCTGATTTTTCTTTAATGTTAAGCGTACCGTCAGTGATATTACATTCTATTTTCTTGTTTTTATCCACCGTAACATAGCTTACCTTTACCTCGTTACCGTTGTTGTATGAAATATTTGCATTTGCACTGAGTACGCTTATATCAAGTCCTGAAAAAGTATCTGTAAAAGTAAACTCCTGCTTTTCTGAGTTTTTGTCGATTATGTTATTCATATACTTCTCTCCTTCAAGCAATGTCGGCAATGCCGTAACTGCACAGCCCAAAATTCCTAATGCCAGCAAAGCGGCTGATATTATCAGTATTATCTTTTTCATCAGAAACCTGCCTTTCTGCCTGCAAACGCTCTTACATGAAGTCTTGCTACCGCTTTTATCACACTTGCAAAACCTTTTATAACGTTTGGCGTGAACGGTGCCATAATTCCGCCGAGTCCAAGGATAACCATCCCTGCAAATACATTGAACATTCTGCCGAATAGAAGTGCCGTAACACTGTCAGAAACAAATGGCAGCATAACGGAAATGATACTTGCCACACCGGAAACAATAAAAGCAAACGCTACCGCAATATAAACTATAACAAGTGATGCCAACGTAGGCAATGCCCAGTCAAGCACAAACAGATCAAGCAGTATAACACCTGTTATCATTCCGCCGCTGATCTTGCCTGTATTGCTGTCAACCTGATTTACCCCGGCAGTGATATTCTGCACATTGCTATTACTGCTTTGTACATTTTCCGAATTCTCCCCGACATACTCCTTTACTATCTCAACGGGATCGCCGAGCTTTGCGCATATCTCGCTTTCGGTTTCACCGTTTTCCTCTCCCTCAGAGAAATGACGTTCAAAATCCTCTGCCATTTCCCCGAACGATAATGAATATTTCTCAGCCTGTGATTTCAGAGCCGCCATAAACTCTGCTTTAGTGTTGTAAGTCATAATTCAATTCCTTTCTTCAATCAATACCGAGTATCTTATTGACAGACTTATAGAAATCCGACCATTCGCTTATCTGTACCGACAGCTTCTTTCTGCCGATGTCGGTCAGCGAATAATACTTTCTTGAAGGACCCTCGCTTGATTCTACAAGATAGGAGGTGATGCACCCCTCGTCTTTAAGCCGTTTCATAAGCGGATAAATTGTTCCCTCTGTGATATGGATGCTCTCTGAAATTGCATTTACAAGCTCATAACCGTAGCAATCACGGTCTGACAGCAGAGCCAGTACGCACAGTTCCAGCGTTCCTCTTTTAAGTTGTGGATTCATACACCGCTCCTTTCTGTTTCGTTGTACTAAGTATAACACAATGTACCTTGCATTGCAAGGTAGCAAGCGTTAAATTATAGCCGAAATTATCGGCGGGATTTTGTGTATTCTGTACATAAGCATAAAAACCGCCGTGCGAAACACGGCGGTTCCAGACTGTAGAAAAAGTCTGTTTTTCCAAAAAAAGTGCTTGTTCTCAATCCCTAACCCCTTCCCCGTGGGAAGGGGCTGAGTGTGGGGCTGCCGCCCCTAGTCCAAGCAAGGATGCTTGCAGTCAGCCACACAAAGCCACTGCACGATGCAGTGGCACAAATGGCTGACGACCCGCATTGGGGCTACGCCCCAAACCCCATTTTCAAAAATATAGAGGTTTTTTGACAGATTGAACCGCCGTGCAAAACACGGCGGTTTTAGGTTGTAGAAAAAGTCTGTTTTTGAAGCAAACTTCTAAGCAATTACAATCCCCCACCATAGTTGGCTCGGTCAAGCCAAGCAACAGAACCTCACCCTTTTTCGAGGGCGGGCATGGATGCCCGAAGTTGAACGCCCAAAGTTTTGCAGGACGCAAAACAAACAGAGCGTTCATTAAAAGGCAAGGGTGATAGAGCTTTTCGAGGGATAGTGCGAATGTGAAAGCATATCAATGCATATAAATGTTGGCATTACGAAAAGTGGGTGGGATAGTGCGGTTTTGGAGGGGTTGGTGTGGCAATCCCTCCGGTAGACGCCCGAATTTTTTCGGGCGACAGCACCTCACCTTTGACAAGGGAGGCAAGTTTAGTGCGAAGCAAAGGATAGTGCGGTTTTGGAAGGGTTGGCGATGTATTTCACAGTGCAGCTATAATAACAATAGTTTTTTTGACAGATTGAACCGCCGTGTTTCGCACGGCGGTTCAAAGTTTATCTGATTGTTTTTGATTACTTGATAACTCTTACAGAAATCACAGCTTCTCCTGCTCTTATCTTGTCGGCTACGCTGTCTGCATTGCCCTTAACGTCAAGAACCGTATAAGCATAGTCCTTCTTTGACTTGCTCTCCATGTTCTCAATGTTCATACCTGCCTCAGTGATGCAGGTTGTAATCTTTGCGATAAGACCTTCAACATTCTTGTGGATAACGCAAATCTTTGCGTCACCCGCCATAGCCATTGAAACGTTGGGGAGGTTTACGCTGTTTACAATGTTGCCGTTCTCAAGATAATCCTTGATTTCGTTTGCAGCCATAACAGCACAGTTATCTTCACTTTCGGGAGTGGAAGCTCCGAGGTGAGGAAGTGCAACAACACCGTCAACACCGAGTATCTTGTCGCCGGGGAAGTCGGTAACATAAGCCGACATACCGCCGTTTGCGAGAGCTTCAACAACTGCGTCCTCGTTAACAAGACCGCCTCTTGCGAAGTTCATAATGCGGACGTTCTTCTTCATTGTCTTGATAACGTCTGCGTTTATCATATCCTTTGTTTCGGGAGTAAGCGGAACGTGTACTGTGATATAGTCGCAGGTTTCGAAAATTTCCTTGTTGCTCTTTACATACTTAACCTTGTTTGAAAGGTTGAGAGCGCCCTGTACAGAAAGGAACGGGTCTGCACCTATAACTTCCATACCCAGCTCAGCGGCTGCGTTTGCAACTAATGCGCCGATTGCGCCAAGACCTATGACACCGAGCTTCTTGCCCTTTATCTCAGGACCTACGAACTGGCTCTTGCCTTTTTCAACAAGCTTGCCTACTTCGTCGCCCTTGCCCTTTAAGGTCTTTGCCCAGTCGATAGCGGCTGTGACCTTACGGCTGCTGATGAGCAGACCGAGTATTACAAGCTCCTTTACTGCGTTTGCGTTGGCACCGGGAGTATTGAATACTACGATACCCTTTTCACTGCACTTGTCAACGGGAATATTGTTTACGCCTGCACCGGCTCTTGCGATAGCGAGTAAATCATCGCCAAGCTCCATTTCGTGCATAGAAGCGGAACGAACGAGTATTGCCTGCGGATTGTCTATATCGTCGCCTACCGTGTACTTGCTTCTGTCAAGAAGGTCTGTACCGCAAGCGGCAATCTTATTTAATGTCTTTACGTTGTACATTGGTATATCCTCCTGTACCTATACGGTTATAATCAAGCGTTTTCGGCTTCAAACTTCTTCATGAACTCAACGAGCTTTTCAACACCCTCGATAGGCATAGCGTTGTAGATAGAAGCTCTCATACCGCCTACGGTTCTGTGACCCTTGAGGTTTACAAAGCCTGCTGCTGTAGCTTCCTTTACGAACTTTGCGTCAAGCTCCTCGTTGCCTGTTACGAAAGGTACGTTCATCAGCGAACGATCCTTCTTCTCTACCGTACCCTTGAACAGCTTGGACTGATCGAGGAAATCGTAAAGAATCTTTGCCTTCTTCTCATTGTGAGCCTTCATAGCCTCAAGGCCGCCCATCTTCTTTATCCACTTGAATACCTTGCCGCAGATATAGATACCGTAGCAGGGAGGAGTATTGTAAAGAGAATCGGCATCAGCCTGCGTCTTCCACTTGAGCATTGTAGGAGTTGCGGGGTTAACGTCATCTCTGATGAGGTCTTCACGGATTATAGCGATAACAACACCGGCAGGACCAACGTTCTTCTGAACACCGCCGTAGATAACGCCGTACTTTGTTACGTCTACAGGCTCTGATAAGAAGCAGGAAGATACATCGGCTACAAGATCCTTACCCTTTGTGTTGGGTAACTGCCAGAACTTTGTGCCGTAGATAGTATTGTTTTCGCAGATGTAAACGTAGTCTGCGTCTTCGGGAATATCAAGATCCGAGCAATCGGGGATATAAGAGAATGTCTTATCTGCCGATGATGCAACAGCTACAGCCTCGCCGTACTTCTGTGCCTCCTGATATGCCTTCTTAGCCCACTGACCTGTGATTATGTAAGCAGCCTTGCCGTTCTTCATAAGGTTCATGGGAACTGCGGCGAACTGCTGTGACGCACCGCCCTGTAAGAACAGAACCTTGTAGTTGTCGGGGATATTCATAAGGTCACGGATATCCTTTTCTGCTTCCTTTATAATTGCATCATATGCCTTTGAGCGGTGGGACATCTCCATAACGGACATACCCGTTCCTTTGTAGTCAAGCATTTCATCTGCTGCTTCTTTAAGTACCTCTTCGGGAAGTACCGCAGGACCTGCGCTAAAGTTGTAAACTCTCATTACCAAAAGCCTCCATGTTATATTACGGTGAATTACCGTGTTTCCGAATTCCGCTATGGCGAATTTCGCCTGCGTACTATATTATTATACTATCTAATTTGGGTATTGTCAATGACTTTTGCAATTCGGGCGGTGTTTTTTCGTCAAAAATGCCGAGTGGGTAAGAAAAAAGCGGCGGAACTATCCGCCGCCCAGTTTGTAGAAAAAGTCTGTTTTTGAAATAAACTTCTGATTTATTATCCCTATCCCCCTGCCCCCTTTCCCCCGGAAAGGGGGATTTTACTGGGGCTACCGCCCCTAGTCCCTGTCGGGGGCTCCGCCCCTGCGACCCCATTTTCAGAAAACACAAAGGTTTATCGACAGACTGAAGCAGCGGAACAATCCGCCGCAACAGGTTGTAGGAAAAAGACATTATCAAATATATCTATTTTATGCCATTAAGTATTTGCTACCGATAGTTCTTTTTGTCGGACAGCACTTCTCGGGTTCGCTATTCCATTTAATAACGTTGCTGCTATTCACGCGGGAGACAACCAAAGGGACTAGGGCAAGGGAGCTAGGCGCCCCCTCTCCCTATCCCTTAGGTTTTCTCCCTCGTGGCTCCCTCTTTCCTTACTCACACCCCCACTCCGCCTGGGGTGTTGGCGAAACTCGTAAAACTACCTGAACATTGTATATCTTGTCAATGCAGGGACGCTTAACGCTACACGTCCGCAGATTAGTACATATATCTCAGGTTAGTGGCGTTTTTTTGAAGGGTCAATGTCAGTGCAGTTGTACCGGTATACTCACGAAAATATTAACACCTTGTCAGTACGGAAAGTGTTTTCGGCGATGTCAGCAATAAATTTTACAGTACAGCTTTAATAAAATCATTTTATTTTATCTTTTAGAGATTTTGGACACGGTTATGTCCGCATTACAACTCTGAGCCGTAATTTTTTATGAAATCGTGATAGAAAACTATTCCTCGTTCAAGCGATTCTACGCTGAGGTTTTCGTTAATTGCGTGTGCGCTGTTAAGCTGTGCGCCCGTCATCATAAGCGGAACGAATCTCAGTACGCAGTCGCATATCTTCGTATAGTGACGTGAGTCGGTGCCTGCCAGCATTATATAAGGTATTCTCGGTATATCGCCGAAGGTTTCCTTTATTCTCTTGTTGACATACTTATACGCATAGCAGTTCATATCCGCAACAGGCGGAACGTCAAAGCCTGCCAGCATTTCCATAGAAATACCAAGCTTGTGGCACATCTTTCCGAGCTTTTTATACGACTGAGGTAAAGGCTCGTGCACCATAAAGCGACAGTTTGCGGTAACGCTTGCCTTTTCGGGAATCACGTTTGCGCCCTTGCTTCCCTCTGCCATAGTGAATATGCAGGTGGTCTTTACGACTGCTCCCGCAGGGCCGCCTATCCTGTGCATTATGTACGGTGCTATCGGGGCGAAAAGCCACAGATTTCCGTACAGCAGGCGGTGTCTGAAGTGGTGCATATATGGTGCCATAGCGTGATACTGCACTCTTGCGGGGTGGGTTATCCTTTTCTTGAACGGGTTTCTGTGTTCGATTATATACATCAGCTTTGACAGCTTTGCAAACGGGTTATTGTTGAACGGAACGCTTGCGTGACCACCTCTGCTCCTTGCGGTGAACTTTATGTTGGCTCTGCCCTTTTCGAGTATGCCTATCATTGCGTTGTGGGCTACCATTCTGCCCTTGATGCTGTCCTCGTATGACATTACAGAGCCGCCCTCGTCCATGACCAAATCAAAATGTATGCCCTTTTCATAAAGATATTCAACCGTCTTTACTGCGCCGTCGCCGGTTATTTCCTCGTTGTTGGAGCTTCCGACATAGACATCGCACACGGGGGTGAAGCCCTCTTTTATAAGCTCCTCTATGCTTTCGAGTATGGCGCATAATGCGCCCTTAGTATCGACCGTACCTCTGCCCCATATCTTGCCCTCGGCTATCTTGCCCGAAAAAGCGTCATACTTCCACTTTTCGCTGTCGGCAGGAACAACGTCCTGATGCGACATAAGGCATATCGGGTTGCGGTTCTTATCCTTGCCTCTCCATATAAACAGCAACGCTCCGTCAATATCGACACGCTCGCATACCCTGTGGATATTCGGGTACTGCTGTTCGAGCAGGTCGTGGAATTTATAAATCTCGGTGTTGTCGTTTCTGCCACGGATACTTACGGTAGGTACTTGTATAATCTTTGACAGATGCTCTGCGTGGGTGTCGCAGTCGATACCGTCCTTATACGGATCGAACGGCTTATCGTCCGCAAATTCTTTCTTCATAAATACGGCACGGAGTACCGCAATAAGAAACAGTACGGCATATACCGCAAGAAGTCCGAGTAAAACATACAGTACAATCAATAAAGGGTTCACGGTGATAATTCCTCAAATTATTTATTACGATAGCTGTTGCTGTAAGAACTGTAACAGTTATCGCTCTTTAATTGTACCATATTCACAAAAATTATGCAAGTATCTGCTTATTTTTTTACAGCGCCGAATATACAGTTTACAATCCCTATAAGAACACCGCCTATCGGATAACCTATCCAGCACAATTCCCAGTTATTAAAGCAGAATCCCATTATAAAAAGCACAATAGTCGCCGCAAGCATTATACCGCCGGATATAGCCGACATAAGTCTGTCTGCGAACGGCTTGTCGGGGTTATTTTCCTTGTTGTACTCTTCAATATCATACTTTGCATACTGCATACCGCCGTATATAAACATAGGCGCGGCAACGGTAACACATAAAAGCAGAACCGCCGCGCACAGCGCATCAAAGCTTTCCTCGGTCATAACATCAGGTACAACCTTGTCGACAAAGCTCTGCATTACCATCAATGCAATTACGCCGAACAGTACAAGCACCGTACCGCCGGCGATAACAGCGGGGAATTTATTTCTGAATGCCTTTATCTGCTCTACGCTGTAAAACGGCTTGATATTGGGATTTTCCTTGACATAGTTGTCGTGTCGTATGCCGCTTACTATAAATATCGCCGTGCCAACTGTCACAAACAGCATGAATATCGCCGCAGCTATGGTTTCATCAAGTCCCAGAACTACCGTAAAAAGCAGTGTGGTAACACCTGCAAGCACAATTGCAGTACCAAGACAGATAGCACTTGTAAAGCTGTTCATTTCCTTATCATATCCTGCGGCATCTTCCGTAAAGTTTTCTTCAGCACTGCCCTTAATCAGTTCGTCAAGCGTGCAGCCAAAGTAATCGCTCAGCGTGATAAGCTTATCAGTTTCGGGAAACGCAGTGTCAGATTCCCACTTTGACACAGTCTGACGTGACACGTTCATAAACTCTGCCAAATCCTCCTGCGTCATATTTTTTTGCTTTCTGTAAAACTGAATATTTGTTCCTAAGCTCATATATACATATCCTTTCCGACAGCTTTTCTGTCTGTCGTCATATTAGCATAATCGGCGTGCAAGGTCTATAAACTTCATGTTGCTTTTGAATATTTTCATGTAAATTTGCGGTTGCGTTGGCTTCGCAGAGCCGTTTTCGACTTGTTTCACTTTGCGCCCCAGATACAGCAAACGGCAGAAAGCATACACCCTCTGCCGTAAGAATATTTTGTAAATTTTAAGCAATCAGTCTATCGGGTCGCCTTTAAGCTCTTCTTCGGTAAGCTTGATCGTTGACTTGTCGGGGGCTTCGACGTTCATAAACTTTCCGACAAAGGTTGACAGAATAAGTCCTGCGATTATCGGAAGATAGAACGTTAAGAATCTCCATATAAATGTTGAGATACCGACATATTTCGTGCCGTCCGAGCCGATGAATATATTGCTGAAGAACAGCGTATAGCTTCCCTCCGCCGCACCAAGCGCACCCGGCAGTGGCATAAAACCGGAAATCATCAGAACGAATGCCTGACAGGAAATAATCGTCAGATAATCCGTACCCGAAAGTCCGAAGCCGAGATAAATTACATACGAGATTGAGAAGTAAGCCGTGAGCTGAATTACATTATAAATGATAAGTCTTATGATAAGCCACGGTTTTTTCTTGATGAACACGAAATTATCATGATATTCGTCTACAATTTCCTCTACGGACTTGATTTTCTTTATCTTGTCTTCCTCGCTCTTTATAAAGCGGAACTTGAAAATGTGTATCTTTGCAAGAAGTTTTACAGCCCATACAGCCATCTTCTTTACGGGCTTCTTGAAAAACGCCAGCATAAAAAGCAGTATTATTACGATAGTATTTATGATAAATCCAAGAATTACAAGCGCCATAAGCGGTGCGTAGTCGGTAGAGAAATTATTGAAACGGGCTATAAGCACCACAGCGGAATAGCCTGTCAGCACAAACTGATACATTATGAATTTGCTCAGCAGAGATGTCATTGCGTGTGACATAGGAACGCCGAACTTCGTGAAGTAATACACCTGCATAGGCTGACCGCCCGTTGATGACGGAGTGATGCAGTTGAAATACTGACCGAGCAGGGTCGTCATAAATGTTCTGCTGAACTTTGCCTTAGGGTATGTAGCCCTCAGTGCCGCATGAACGCCGAGCGCCTCCAGCAGCCAGTATACTATCATAAGGCCCATCGCTATGAACAGGAATCCGACATTTATCTTCTGAATTGAATTGACAAGATTATCAAATCCGTCCACAAAATACACATAGAAGATCATGAATACGAATGCAATTGCGCAAATAATAAGATTCAGCTTATTCGATTTTTTCTTTTTCATTAAGCCTCCCGGATTTGAATAAAGGCATTTCTCAGTCTTTACACATATAACCCAATTTTACAATAACATTATAATTATATCTCATAATGCAGTTTTTGTCAATGAGAAAAAGGTCGATATATGACGTGTGTGTCACAAGGTCGCTCAAACCGCAGAAAATCGGGGATGCAAAGAGTTTTTGCCGTAACGGGTCGTTTTTCATCATTACTTTAAGTAATGGTGCTATTCAATATATAAATATCGAAAATGCTTGAATTTTTTCCGCCAATCTGCTATACTTATGTGTGGCGATTTGAAGCGTCTGTATTTTTACAGATGCTCCCATATATAACGAAAGGAAAGGTTTTTTCAATGTATAAAATACTCAAAAGACGTCAGCTCAACGAAAACGTTGTACTGATGGAGGTAGACGCTCCCTTCATTGCGAAGAAGGCGTTGGCAGGTCAGTTCATCATTCTGCGTGTTGACGAAAAGGGCGAGAGAATACCTCTTACCATTTCAGACTATGACAGAGAAAAGGGTACTATTACAATCATATTCCAGATAGTAGGTCAGACTACTATGCTTTTATCACAGCTCAAGGAGGGCGACGCACTGCTCGACTTTGTAGGCCCTCTCGGCAAGGCAACAGACTTTGAGGGTGCAAAGAAGGTATGTGTTATCGGCGGCGGCGTAGGTAACGCTATCGCTTATCCTTCTGCAAAGCAGTTATTCAACGAAGGTGTTGAGGTTGATGTTATCGCCGGCTTCAGAAACAAGGATATAGTTATCCTTGAGGACGAATTCAAGAAGGCAAGCACAAACTTCTATATCACGACAGATGACGGCTCATACGGCGAAAAGGGCTTTGTTACAAACAAGCTCCAGAGCCTTATTGACGCAGGCAACAAGTACGATCTCGTTGTTGCGATAGGTCCTGTACCTATGATGAAGTTTGTCTGTGAGGTTACCCGTCCTTACGGCATTAAGACGCTTGTATCACTCAATCCTATTATGATCGACGGTACAGGTATGTGCGGCGGCTGCCGTGTAAATGTCGGCGGAGAAATCAAGTTTGCGTGTGTTGACGGCCCTGACTTTGACGGTCATTTAGTAAACTTTGACGAGCTGATGAAGCGTAACTCGACATACAAGGAAAAAGAAGCTCACGACAGAGAACACTGCAGACTTTACAAGGCTGAGCAGTAAGGAAAGGACGATAAGAAAATGCCTAATATGTCATTAACTAAGGTTCCTATGCCCGAACAGGACCCTAACGTAAGAAACAAGAACTTCCTCGAAGTTGCAATGGGATATACAGAAGAAATGGCAATGGAAGAAGCATCACGTTGCCTTAACTGTAAGAACAAGCCCTGCGTAAGCGGTTGCCCCGTTAACGTAAGAATACCCGAATTT
This window of the [Eubacterium] siraeum genome carries:
- a CDS encoding TetR/AcrR family transcriptional regulator → MSEVTKRALEQSLKNLLLKKPLTKITINDITEDCGINRMTFYYHFKDIYDLVEWSCLEDARKALEEKKTHDTWQEGFLNIFEAVLANKPFVMNVYRCVDREQVEKYLKPLTDGLIMGVIDEQSTGITVRDEDKEFIARIYSYVFIGIMLDWIKGDMKEDPRLIIDKLALLIKDSVSDALNRFKL
- a CDS encoding PadR family transcriptional regulator — encoded protein: MNPQLKRGTLELCVLALLSDRDCYGYELVNAISESIHITEGTIYPLMKRLKDEGCITSYLVESSEGPSRKYYSLTDIGRKKLSVQISEWSDFYKSVNKILGID
- a CDS encoding 3-phosphoglycerate dehydrogenase family protein, producing the protein MYNVKTLNKIAACGTDLLDRSKYTVGDDIDNPQAILVRSASMHEMELGDDLLAIARAGAGVNNIPVDKCSEKGIVVFNTPGANANAVKELVILGLLISSRKVTAAIDWAKTLKGKGDEVGKLVEKGKSQFVGPEIKGKKLGVIGLGAIGALVANAAAELGMEVIGADPFLSVQGALNLSNKVKYVKSNKEIFETCDYITVHVPLTPETKDMINADVIKTMKKNVRIMNFARGGLVNEDAVVEALANGGMSAYVTDFPGDKILGVDGVVALPHLGASTPESEDNCAVMAANEIKDYLENGNIVNSVNLPNVSMAMAGDAKICVIHKNVEGLIAKITTCITEAGMNIENMESKSKKDYAYTVLDVKGNADSVADKIRAGEAVISVRVIK
- a CDS encoding DUF1700 domain-containing protein is translated as MTYNTKAEFMAALKSQAEKYSLSFGEMAEDFERHFSEGEENGETESEICAKLGDPVEIVKEYVGENSENVQSSNSNVQNITAGVNQVDSNTGKISGGMITGVILLDLFVLDWALPTLASLVIVYIAVAFAFIVSGVASIISVMLPFVSDSVTALLFGRMFNVFAGMVILGLGGIMAPFTPNVIKGFASVIKAVARLHVRAFAGRKAGF
- the serC gene encoding 3-phosphoserine/phosphohydroxythreonine transaminase — translated: MRVYNFSAGPAVLPEEVLKEAADEMLDYKGTGMSVMEMSHRSKAYDAIIKEAEKDIRDLMNIPDNYKVLFLQGGASQQFAAVPMNLMKNGKAAYIITGQWAKKAYQEAQKYGEAVAVASSADKTFSYIPDCSDLDIPEDADYVYICENNTIYGTKFWQLPNTKGKDLVADVSSCFLSEPVDVTKYGVIYGGVQKNVGPAGVVIAIIREDLIRDDVNPATPTMLKWKTQADADSLYNTPPCYGIYICGKVFKWIKKMGGLEAMKAHNEKKAKILYDFLDQSKLFKGTVEKKDRSLMNVPFVTGNEELDAKFVKEATAAGFVNLKGHRTVGGMRASIYNAMPIEGVEKLVEFMKKFEAENA
- a CDS encoding DUF4097 domain-containing protein; translated protein: MKKIILIISAALLALGILGCAVTALPTLLEGEKYMNNIIDKNSEKQEFTFTDTFSGLDISVLSANANISYNNGNEVKVSYVTVDKNKKIECNITDGTLNIKEKSGFSFFSLFTLASVPTKIEISFPESYRDNGTLENADVTVASGSLSGDMPHTEKSTKIQLYSGKINSSVAAENFDINVSSGLADISSRTHKHTNVNVSVLSGKITLDGFISEKSKYSLTSGKITSLNAGGGELYTNVTSGSLTLGCAEKITGTDAKVASGKAHISIPKDTGAQVTYSVASGSIKIGLDGRNEKLTGSGSISYGNAEANINVNVASGSFILDTYTLLE